The genomic interval CTGCGCCGCTTTGAAGAAGGCCTTGTCCTTGGGGTTGGAGCCAGGGAAGCCCCCCTCCACGAAATCTATGCCAAATGCATCTAACCTAGCCAGGACATCCAGCTTATCCTCGTTCGAGAAAGAGACACCCTCGGTCTGCGCTCCGTCCCTCAAGGTCGTATCGTAGATCTCAACTCGATCGACCAATAAATAAATCCCTTCTTTCAGATTTATTTGACATGGCCATACCTGCCGTGGTGTGGCACAGCATAACACACCGTTCGTATTTAAAGCTCGCGACCTTTGGCCACGCAGTTCTCCTTCATCAGCGCCGCCAGATCGCTCAGCACCGCTGAGGCGGTCTCTAGACGTCCCGCCCCTTTGCCGGCAACGGTCATTTCGCCGGCCAAATCGGTCATCAGCTGGAAGATGTTGAGCGTGCCTCCGATGGCCAAGGGATGACCTATCGGCACCAGTCGGGGCGATACCTCCAATCGAGTGGGGGATACCTCCGCTACCAGGCGGATGACCTTCTTCTCCGCCGCCGCCAGGGAGACCGCCTCCAGCGAGACTCCTCGGATCCCTACCCGCCTCACATCGTGGAAGGTGCACTCCCTTCCGAAGATGGCGTTGGCCAATATCGCCGCCTTGGCTGCGGAATCGATGCCGTCGATGTCGTAGGATGGGTCCTTCTCCGCATATCCTAACTCTTGAGCCTCGCGCAATGCCTGTTCGAACGGCAGCCCTTCCTCCTTCATGCGGTTGAGGATGAAGTTGCAGGTGCCGTTGACGATGGCGCGGATGGAATGTATCTTCTCCCCGACCAGCAGGTCTCTTGATACATTGATGATGGGCGTGGCCCCTCCTACGGAGGCCTCGAACCTCATGCGCGCACCATTCTTCTTCGCC from Methanomassiliicoccales archaeon carries:
- a CDS encoding homoserine dehydrogenase, whose product is MNMDVVIVGFGTVGQGVAEVIVRKAPALHSAFGEKLRLVGVFDSSSYELNGKGLDPREMIVRKEKLGKVGPRLEGRSVPELLADFHYDVMVEVTPTNIRDGEPGLSHMMAALTSGKDVVTANKGPLALKFKELSAAAKKNGARMRFEASVGGATPIINVSRDLLVGEKIHSIRAIVNGTCNFILNRMKEEGLPFEQALREAQELGYAEKDPSYDIDGIDSAAKAAILANAIFGRECTFHDVRRVGIRGVSLEAVSLAAAEKKVIRLVAEVSPTRLEVSPRLVPIGHPLAIGGTLNIFQLMTDLAGEMTVAGKGAGRLETASAVLSDLAALMKENCVAKGREL